In a single window of the Diospyros lotus cultivar Yz01 chromosome 10, ASM1463336v1, whole genome shotgun sequence genome:
- the LOC127811926 gene encoding membrane protein PM19L, whose translation MASVGRNVASPLLFLNLVLYFVVLGFASWCVNRYINGQTSHPSFGGNGATGFFLTFSILAAVLGIVSKFAGGNHIRAWRNDSLAAACSSSLVAWAVTALAFGLACKEINVGGWRGWRLKVLEAFVIIVAFTELLYLLLLHAGVYSSRYGPGYRDPDYGLGAPAGDPALKGGGGGGAVPATRA comes from the exons ATGGCAAGCGTGGGGAGGAACGTAGCTAGCCCGTTGCTGTTTCTCAACCTGGTACTGTACTTCGTCGTCTTGGGTTTCGCTAGTTGGTGTGTTAACAGGTACATCAATGGCCAAACCAGTCACCCCA GTTTTGGAGGGAACGGAGCAACTGGGTTCTTCCTGACCTTCTCAATTCTAGCCGCCGTGCTCGGAATAGTGTCGAAGTTCGCCGGCGGAAACCACATCAGGGCCTGGAGAAATGACAGTCTAGCTGCCGCCTGTTCTTCCTCGTTGGTCGCATGGGCCGTCACTGCGCTCGCTTTTGG GCTGGCGTGCAAGGAGATAAACGTGGGAGGATGGAGAGGATGGAGGCTGAAGGTTCTGGAAGCGTTCGTCATAATCGTGGCGTTCACGGAGCTGCTCTACCTGCTGCTTCTTCACGCCGGCGTTTACAGCAGCCGGTACGGGCCGGGATACCGGGACCCCGATTACGGCCTCGGGGCTCCGGCCGGCGATCCCGCTCTGaagggcggcggcggcggcggcgctGTGCCGGCAACTAGGGCTTAG
- the LOC127811788 gene encoding MYB-like transcription factor EOBI, which yields MYWGVMASEGWRKGPWTAEEDRLLVEYVKLHGEGRWNSVATLAGLKRNGKSCRLRWVNYLRPDLKKGQITPYEETMILELHARWGNRWSTIARSLPGRTDNEIKNYWRTHFNKKPKPSSNGTHKLKAPRLLRRQQQQQQQLLQLQQEQQNQQQMMLMMNQIMDMKIMSLVVEEDNQIAEEEGGLWCSMLSTGCAAAAVPEGTSNHIEENLILWDGLWD from the exons ATGTATTGGGGAGTAATGGCGTCAGAGGGGTGGAGGAAGGGCCCTTGGACTGCAGAGGAAGACAGGCTGCTCGTTGAGTATGTCAAGCTGCATGGTGAAGGAAGATGGAACTCTGTTGCTACCCTTGCAg GGTTGAAAAGGAACGGAAAGAGCTGCAGATTGAGGTGGGTGAATTACCTGAGGCCAGACCTCAAGAAAGGGCAAATCACTCCTTATGAGGAGACCATGATACTTGAGCTGCATGCTAGGTGGGGAAACAG gtGGTCAACAATTGCAAGAAGCCTGCCTGGAAGAACAGATAATGAGATCAAGAACTACTGGAGAACTCACTTCAACAAGAAGCCAAAACCCTCCTCCAATGGCACCCACAAGTTGAAGGCGCCCCGGCTTCTCAGAAGGcaacaacagcagcagcagcaactaCTACAACTACAACAAGAACAGCAGAATCAACAGCAGATGATGCTGATGATGAACCAAATTATGGACATGAAGATCATGTCACTGGTGGTGGAAGAAGACAATCAAATTGCTGAGGAAGAAGGAGGGCTTTGGTGTTCAATGTTGTCTACTGGCTGTGCTGCAGCTGCTGTCCCAGAAGGCACCTCAAATCATATTGAGGAAAACCTAATTTTGTGGGATGGGTTGTGggactaa